From Micromonas commoda chromosome 15, complete sequence, one genomic window encodes:
- a CDS encoding predicted protein, producing the protein MEEPPDPHDPGEGPRVGDNPRADEDARSESGSDASTSGSESVSEDDDDEPMLKYQRLGGAVPAILSDDVASCACAGGNIIVLGTKRGVVIVLDRGGNELRRFTDAHRAPVNDVCLDARREWVGSCADDGTCAAHALYDDDDAHASSASTRVVRCEHDAGPVRSIALDPRFSSRGTRRFVRGGDDGSLVLSASNKNGGPRRDVVLHAGEGPVRRVRWAGTLIAWANDVGVKVYDEARDRRIAHVDRPRGSPPPGAYPPHIAWCDGARTLVIAWADCVKVAVVRTRTLTASERSGRPLRSKTTVARFVEVVAMFQTDYFVCGIAPFGPDRLVAFAFVDGGGGEAAGDAADGEASRAPSSRPEVRVLTWKNEDLTCDALTMKGYESFQAGDYHLAACVPDDDDRYDDRYDDASGSPSSDTAAYYLVSPRDVLVGKPRTVADRLRWLVEERGDYEAALEACDAAVASAVPAIPRRRVRDVIADAYLQSHLDAGDPARGASLCPRLLGTDALKWERWIARFAATPRALPHLAPYVPTEHPRLSTAAYERVLNAFLHDRRDHARFLATVKAWAPTIYSVPSMVSAVRRKMDTGAGGDSPTLREALAELYLADGQRDRALRLHLELGRPSVLDFVNRHGLLPMCANMEGTTYDAPAGTNTLARLARLDPSRAATMLADASFVKGALCVPAEVTVRALTEAVNAADVRGTRECLHLYLRELFKRDPDAGERWHRTQPALYAEFHPEELLNFLERANGYDLADALAVCERHLLLKEQVYLLSRVGDAPMALDVIVEGLRDAKYAVTSELDAYADELWTGLISRVVKTAGSSPALVGNLMDALGAVDGVDPRRVLAATPVGTEVEGARNRLRRILTRSRRAEREAEARRAEAERELAEIEAMVDAARRRAFDDGAVEIED; encoded by the exons ATGGAGGAGCCACCCGATCCGCACGACCCCGGCGAGGGTCCGCGGGTCGGCGATaacccccgcgcggacgaggacgcgcggtcCGAGTCTGGCTCGGACGCCAGCACGTCCGGAAGCGAGAGCGTgtcggaggacgacgacgacgagccgatGCTCAAGTACCAGCGGCTTGGGGGCGCGGTCCCCGCCATcctctccgacgacgtcgcgtcgtgcgcgtgcgcggggggCAATATCATCGTCCTGGGCAccaagcgcggcgtcgtgatcgtcctcgaccgcggcggcaacgAGCTCCGGCGGTTCACCgacgcccatcgcgcgcccGTCAACGACGTCtgcctcgacgcgcgtcgcgagtgGGTCGGATcgtgcgccgacgacggcacctgcgcggcgcacgccctgtacgacgacgacgacgcgcacgcgtcctccgcgtccacccgcgTCGTGCGATGCGAGCACGACGCAGGTCCGGTTCGGTCCATCGCGCTCGACCCTCGATTCTCGTCCCGCGGAACTCGCCGgttcgtccgcggcggcgacgacggatccCTCGTCCTCTCCGCCTCGAACAAGAACGGcggtccccggcgcgacgtcgtgttGCACGCCGGGGAGGGTcccgtgcgacgcgtgcggtGGGCCGGGACCCTCATCGCGTGGGCcaacgacgtcggcgtgaaAGTTTACGACGAGGCTCGAGACAGACGAATAGCGCACGTGGACAGGCCGCGGGGtagcccgccgcccggcgcgtacCCCCCGCACATCGCGTGgtgcgacggggcgcggacCTTAGTCATCGCGTGGGCCGACTGCGTCAAGGTGGCCGTGgtgaggacgaggacgttgacggcgtcggagaggAGCGGGCGACCGCTCCGGTCGAAG acgaccgTGGCGCGgttcgtcgaggtcgtcgccaTGTTTCAGACGGATTACTTCGTCTGCGGGATCGCGCCCTTTGGTCCGGACAGGCTCGTGGCCttcgcgttcgtcgacggcgggggcggggaggcggcgggcgacgcggcggatggcgaggcgtcgcgcgcgccgagctcgaggccggAGGTGCGTGTGCTGACGTGGAAAAACGAGGACCTCACGTGCGACGCGCTCACCATGAAAGGGTACGAGTCGTTTCAGGCTGGGGACTaccacctcgcggcgtgcgtgcccgacgacgacgaccgttacgacgaccgttacgacgacgcgagtgGTAGTCCTTCGTCAGACACAGCCGCGTACTATCTCGTGTCGCCGCGGGACGTTTTGGTCGGTAAGCCTcgaaccgtcgcggacaGGCTTCGATGGCTGGTGGAGGAGCGGGGCGACTACGaggccgcgctggaggcgtgcgacgcggcggtggcgtccg CCGTCCCGGCCatccctcggcgacgcgtccgcgacgtcatcgcggacgcgtacCTTCAGTcgcacctcgacgcgggcgacccggcgcgcggcgcgtcgctgtGCCCACGGCTGCtgggcaccgacgcgctcaagtGGGAGCGTTGGatcgcgcggttcgcggcgacgccgagggcgctgCCCCACCTCGCGCCCTACGTCCCGACCGAACACCCGAGGCTTTCAaccgccgcgtacgagcgCGTGCTGAACGCGTTCCTCCACGACCGACGCGACCACGCGCGTTTTCTCGCCACGGTCAAGGCGTGGGCGCCCACGATATACTCGGTGCCGTCGATGGTATCGGCGGTGAGGCGGAAGATGGAtacgggcgccggcggggatTCGCCGACGCTGCgggaggcgctggcggagctGTACCTGGCGGACGGCCAACGCGATCGGGCGCTTCGTCTGCACCTGGAACTCGGGCGCCCGTCCGTCCTCGACTTTGTCAACAGGCACGGGCTGCTGCCGATGTGCGCCAACATGGAGGGTACTACGTACGACGCCCCGGCAGGAACCAACACGctcgcgaggttggcgaggttggatccgtcgcgcgcggcgacgatgctcGCGGATGCCAGTTTTGTCAAAGGGGCTTTATGCGTGCCCGCGGAGGTTACGGTTCGTGCGTTGACGGAGgcggtgaacgccgcggacgtccggGGTACGCGCGAGTGCCTCCACCTGTACCTGCGCGAGCTGTTTAAACGGGATCCCGACGCTGGGGAGAGGTGGCACCGAACTCAGCCGGCGCTCTACGCCGAGTTTCACCCTGAGGAGCTCTTAAACTTTTTGGAGAGGGCAAACGGGTACGATCTCGCCGACGCTCTGGCCGTGTGCGAGCGCCACTTGTTGCTCAAGGAGCAGGTGTACCTGCTgtcgcgcgtcggggacgcgccgatggcgcTGGACGTGATCGTTGAAGGCCTGAGGGATGCCAAGTACGCCGTTAC GAGCGAGCTGgacgcgtacgccgacgaACTGTGGACGGGGCTGATATCCCGCGTCGTGAAGACGGCGGGTTCGAGTCCTGCCCTCGTCGGGAATCTGATGgacgcgctgggcgccgtggacggcgtggacccgcggcgggtgctcgccgccaccccggTTGGAACCGAggtggagggcgcgaggaATCGGCTGCGACGCATCTTAACGCGgagtcgacgcgcggagcgagaggcggaggcgcgacgggcggaggcggagagggagcTTGCCGAGATTGAGGCgatggtggacgcggcgaggcggcgcgcgttcgacgacggggcggtCGAGATTGAGGATTAG
- a CDS encoding predicted protein, producing PAYEAKDMAGVTFDDLEIVCGKPYLYVHMEEPHCEHPIVFRDVRLAHPDDPVDRRDYPARLFVGRKYRRKCQMCDVFEARHVTHKDRHAPCHPCFFCDQCFNCLHLNKDGEPWY from the coding sequence CCGGCGTACGAGGCCAAGGACATGGCCGGGGTCACCTTCGATGACCTCGAGATCGTGTGCGGGAAACCTTACCTGTACGTGCACATGGAGGAGCCCCACTGCGAGCACCCGATCGTGTTCCGGGACGTGCGTTTGGCGCACCCCGACGACCCGGTCGACAGGAGGGATTACCCCGCTAGGCTCTTCGTTGGACGCAAGTACCGGCGCAAGTGTCAGATGTGCGACGTGTTCGAGGCTCGGCACGTGACGCACAAGGACAGGCACGCGCCGTGCCACCCGTGCTTCTTCTGCGATCAGTGCTTCAACTGTCTGCACCTCAATAAGGACGGGGAGCCGTGGTAC
- a CDS encoding predicted protein: protein MDKQEIDWDKPAITDVKMVHKGPWGPEGTLIPISISDHEKKSSIRRKVAAASGIPYEHVKLILVGIAQIGAGDRRSNVKYGNCGVAEGIGLTFSTAAAGNKPHQPRPTGNRVDNRGNWTQID, encoded by the coding sequence atggacAAGCAGGAGATCGACTGGGACAAGCCCGCCATCACCGACGTCAAGATGGTGCACAAGGGCCCGTGGGGACCCGAGGGAACGCTCATACCGATATCGATAAGCGACCACGAGAAGAAGAGCAGCATACGCCGCAAGGTGGCTGCCGCGTCCGGCATCCCCTACGAGCACGTCAAGCTCATCCTGGTGGGCATCGCTcagatcggcgcgggcgacagGCGCAGCAACGTAAAGTACGGCAACTGCGGCGTGGCGGAGGGGATCGGTCTGACGTtctcgaccgccgccgcgggtaaCAAACCGCACCAGCCGAGACCCACCGGAAACCGGGTGGACAACCGAGGCAACTGGACCCAGATCGACTGA
- a CDS encoding predicted protein, translating into MPRASAVTQRAVTYAVDALRISGRASGGLTARGAATAPPHLRRGWMGTTRAPGGAPPTRESRSVAAMNPPAAAVVDERGGGWVSLGTPRAELVLAHTLPTGQSFRWRLTTRGDYVGVIGKRVVSMRQCEDDVLYRVHCRPAGEDATHDAAAVADYFNLSVSLGALATGWAKADARFAKLQPHLPGCRMLRQDPAECLFSFICSSNNHISRIHGMVERLCATYGTKLAVDAALSEARKATANPTGTPKKKKKRKVVADNETKAEDNDDRDDDEGEPLGDFYSFPTVSQLTNATEADLRAAGFGYRAKFIAGAVSALNEKPNGADAYLRTLRHECSYKEAQAALAELPGVGPKVAACACLFSLDKHEAIPVDTHVWHLATEHYCAELAGKSLTPRVMDAVEEAVGEVFGSHAGWAHNTLFIAELAHVRAALPEELRTPPRAKAEKKTTPKKESNKASAGGAGDAGEELDGLLASPSPERGSSRAPKKSKAAIAADDAESEYL; encoded by the coding sequence atgCCTCGAGCGTCCGCGGTCACGCAGCGCGCGGTCAcgtacgcggtggacgcgctccGAATCtccgggcgcgcgtcggggggactcacggcgcgcggcgcggccacggcgccgccccatCTCAGGCGCGGGTGGATgggcacgacgcgcgcgcccggggggGCACCCCCGACCCGTGAAtcgcgctccgtcgccgcgatgaacccgcccgccgccgccgtcgtcgacgaacgcggcggcggctgggtgTCCCTGgggacgccccgcgcggagctcgtcctGGCGCACACCCTCCCCACCGGCCAGTCCTTCCGGTGGAGGCTGACCACGCGCGGCGATTACGTCGGCGTGATCGGGAAGAGGGTCGTGTCGATGCGTCAGTGCGAAGACGACGTCCTGTACCGCGTCCACTGCCGACCCGCGGGTgaggacgcgacgcacgacgccgccgccgtcgcggactaCTTCAACCTCTCCGtctcgctcggcgccctcgcgacggggtgggccaaggcggacgcgcggttCGCGAAGCTGCAGCCCCACCTCCCCGGGTGCCGGATGCTCCGGCAAGATCCCGCCGAGTGCCTCTTCTCGTTCATATGCAGCTCCAACAACCACATCTCGCGCATACACGGCATGGTCGAGAGGCTGTGCGCGACGTACGGGACCAAGCTGGCGGTAGACGCCGCCCTGAGCGAGGCGCGAAAGGCCACCGCCAACCCCACGGGAACCCcaaagaagaagaagaaacGCAAGGTGGTGGCCGACAACGAGACGAAGGCCGAAGACAATGACGatcgggacgacgacgagggcgagccGCTCGGCGATTTTTACTCGTTTCCCACCGTCTCCCAGCTCacgaacgcgacggaggcggaccttagggcggcggggttcgggTACAGGGCCAAGttcatcgccggcgccgtaTCGGCGTTGAACGAAAAACCaaacggcgccgacgcgtacCTGCGTACGCTGCGTCACGAGTGCTCGTACaaggaggcgcaggcggcgctggcggagctGCCCGGGGTCGGGCCCAAggtggcggcgtgcgcgtgccTGTTCTCGCTGGACAAGCACGAGGCGATTCCCGTGGACACGCACGTGTGGCACCTGGCTACGGAGCACTACTGCGCCGAACTCGCGGGCAAGTCGCTCACGCCGAGGgtgatggacgcggtggaggaggcggtcgGTGAGGTGTTCGGGTCGCACGCGGGGTGGGCGCACAACACGCTTTtcatcgcggagctcgcgcacgTCAGGGCGGCGCTGCCGGAGGAGctgaggacgccgccgagggccaAGGCGGAAAAAAAGACAACGCCAAAGAAGGAGTCGAACAAGGCGTCCGCCGGCGGGGCTGGGGACGCGGGAGAGGAGCTGGACGGGTTGCTCGCGAGTccgtcgcccgagcgcggGTCGTCTCGCGCGCCCAAAAAGtccaaggcggcgatcgcggcggacgacgcggagagcgagTACCTGTGA
- a CDS encoding predicted protein, which yields RTRAERLREGVASLGPVFVKMAQTLSTRPDIIGAEAADALKPLQDQMTAFPSNDAYEQIRRTLNWDGPPIYAELSATPVAAASIGQVYKGKLHTGERVAVKVQRPGVLRRIALDLHISRMALIWLEESGLNGSEGLANIVDRVGQGIFQELDYTREADNADDFRRALRFLDFVVVPRHHASLTGRTVLTQEWINGEPMKNLGDDDQLKMVQMGVECSSAQLFRTGLVHADPHEGNLLYTDTGKLALLDFGLVCRVNNAQQEAMAGCILNILNRDWMDLIDNLRIIEMLPETPQTDDATFRKAFVDCMDGEDPSSKKLTNFTELVVDLTKLSTRWRFNLPPYMVFIIRSLTTLDFCAVRTGAN from the exons CGCACGCGGGCTGAGCGTTTGCGCGAGGgtgtcgcgtcgctcgggccCGTTTTCGTCAAGATGGCGCAGACGCTGTCCACGCGGCCGGATatcatcggcgccgaggcggcggacgcgctcaagccCCTGCAGGACCAGATGACGGCGTTCCCATCGAACGACGCGTACGAGCAGATCCGGCGGACTTTAAATTGGGACGGGCCG CCCATCTACGCGGAGCTGTCGGCTacgccggtggcggcggcttcgatcGGTCAGGTGTACAAGGGGAAGTTGCAcaccggcgagcgcgtggcggTGAAGGTGCAACGACCTGGGGTGCTGCGGCGGATCGCGCTGGACCTGCACATCTCCCGCATGGCGCTCATCTGGCTCGAGGAATCCGGGCTGAACGGCTCGGAGGGTTTGGCCAACATCGTGGACAGGGTCGGCCAGGGGATCTTCCAGGAGCTCGACTacacgcgcgaggcggacaACGCGGACGATTTCCGCAGGGCGCTCAGGTTCCTCGATTTTGTCGTCGTGCCCAGGCACCACGCGTCGCTGACCGGGCGCACGGTGCTGACGCAGGAGTGGATCAACGGTGAGCCGATGAaaaacctcggcgacgacgaccagcTGAAGATGGTGCAGATGGGCGTCGAGTGCAGCAGCGCGCAGCTGTTCCGCACCGGGTTGGTCCACGCGGACCCGCACGAGGGTAATTTACTGTACACCGACACCGgcaagctcgcgctcctggaCTTTGGCTTGGTGTGCAGGGTGAACAACGCGCAGcaggaggcgatggcggggtGCATCCTCAACATCCTGAACCGCGACTGGATGGATCTCATCGATAATCTCCGAATCATCGAGATGCTTCCCGAGACGCCCCAAAC cgacgacgcgacgtttCGAAAGGCGTTTGTCGACTGCATGGACGGGGAGGACCCCAGCTCGAAGAAGCTGACGAACTTCACCGAGCTGGTGGTGGACCTCACGAAGCTGTCCACGCGTTGGCGGTTCAACCTTCCCCCGTACATGGTGTTCATCATCCGGTCCCTTACCACCCTGGACTTCTGCGCGGTTCGCACGGGCGCCAAC
- a CDS encoding retinoblastoma protein (Retinoblastoma protein. ChromDB ID: RBL20101), giving the protein MPAAVAARPFPHPAPVAGTAGSPADALPLRRVFQADAFEEACASRLGYDADEVKAASDILMEAAPLMVGKHVVVPDDSMNPEQWQACAAFIAAGIRRASEHASTAASRSGGKKRPAPPAPPDAVASLTDVLRAFDVNCVDFFRALRKFMMAAAVPLNARLKVAAKPTGRKAGGSDRRGGPASPAEAPNDDASCDDAGLQRSPGSNAENDVTNGGEGLNELEALLSVSELRTSFAFTKVAAQKYRQFLDVHFDVAAPGGVDLARLGWKLYLAAKHSLLPKFPDLYSCYHLLVVVQAFLLVNAPRGLTRTELRNMVSMSVKDDAGDVDALASLSVTSKTKLPLLRSTMEDFQRVIVQGLVAAELGGGVDSTRGAPTRRSSARGGGGAKAKDDPSPPSPSSSALQPAESPGEGLAKAGPARFPALLPDGGSSDEATRRGLAAAHAAADAAYAKACAPLGHLRLDERLYLPTDAETEADSLRVLGDIKKPAAVGGSGGVAATPGPGKNLDGVHGGTQPGGVPGTPWRLTSAARSLLTGRSPARLGTPYGAPGSARLPGGTGSTAAANGGGVVGGGQTTAGPRTPAVPFTPISEAMASAAWLHAIVAPPSPNGTPKRPSGQLEPTQRLARFVSDEVAKKLMDSVHNLAGKTSAALREDAFLVTINGVGLLAGQGHNVSLDNLVKRRQEEAVRVFAYFLELILENEQRHVIRQAEAAKPPAKPPAKTASPTAERRGSVADIAAIAAEQKEDALLPPPPPTAAQRAGFEALLGSGRFVRSVLACSMEVVVASYKTATLKFPAIPRLLGLDAFDVSSIIEPFVRADTTMPREVKKHFNALEETIMETLAWSKGSSLFGFMRAAESGHLPARGPAAAALAAVSGRGQPGAGDGPGADDPASPAPASAELAGSPDGGAQTAMRRERSFSVAAVAEAAADGEDLPGTPGGSPAGRTRRTDKGDHIAAFSTPLKGATTPARPGQTKPRLSMGGADAEPLPKRFVRDALTLRKETPTNGRRSVDPSPNGGAASSSTSVPDPAVVNSLRVFFAKVMRLSARRLADLCERLSLPAALTQQSYALVEHALYEHTSLLYNRHLDQVLLCAVYGACKVNKDMLLKGRTVPFREIIYQYEKQPQCREEVFWTVILTQTDPELEVKQQGDIIEFYNKVFVPEIKAFLLSLKSRSPASAGPSPMKSPSGGPQTANAAPMSPLPAGLQSPRVMLGGIRQNVYVSPMRSDKALASLAGTFTPRSKSLYAFLGESTHAYQSPARDLNFINRRISSSAGGNGGVDGVGGTGVGGGTGGGNGGVADVAGEAAALPRAATGGVKRDGPPTFDEGSPGDGKPPKAPRLA; this is encoded by the exons atgcccgcggcggtcgcggcgcggccgttTCCGCACCCCGCCCCGGTCGCCGGGACCGCGGGGAGCCCTGCGGACGCACTGCCGCTTCGCAGGGTGTTCCAGGCTGACGCCTTCGAggaggcgtgcgcgtccaGGCTCGGGTACGATGCCGACGAAGTCAAGGCCGCGAGCGACATCCTGATGGAGGCTGCGCCGCTGATGGTCGGCaagcacgtcgtcgtccccgacgacTCGATG AACCCCGAGCAGTGGCaggcgtgcgccgccttcatcgccgcgggaatcaggcgcgcgtccgagcacgcctccaccgcggcttcCAGATCGGGCGGGAAAAAGCGTCCGGCGccacccgccccgcccgacgccgtcgcgtcgctcaccgacgttctccgcgcgttcgacgtcaACTGCGTGGATTTCTTCAGGGCCCTGCGCAAGTTCatgatggccgccgccgtgcccctCAACGCGCGCCTCAAGGTTGCGGCCAAACCCACCGGAAGGAAGGCGGGTGGATCTGATCGACGGGGAGGtcccgcgtcccccgctgaagccccgaacgacgacgccagctgtgacgacgccgggctcCAACGCTCACCCGGCTCCAACGCCGAGAATGACGTCaccaacggcggcgagggcctcaacgagctcgaggcgctgctcTCCGTGTCGGAGCTGCGAACGTCTTTCGCGTTTACCAAAGTCGCGGCGCAGAAGTATCGCCAGTTCCTGGACGTGCacttcgacgtcgccgcgccgggcggggtggacctcgcgaggctcgggtGGAAGCTctacctcgccgcgaagcaCTCGCTGCTGCCCAAGTTCCCGGACCTGTACTCGTGCTACCACCTGCTCGTGGTGGTGCAGGCGTTTCTCCTGGTCAACGCGCCCCGAGGGTTGACGCGGACCGAGCTGCGGAACATGGTGAGCATGAGCGtgaaggacgacgccggggacgtcgacgcgctcgcctcgctgAGCGTCACGTCCAAGACGAAGCTCCCGCTGCTGCGGAGCACCATGGAGGATTTTCAGAGGGTGATTGTGCaggggctcgtcgcggcggagctcggcggcggtgtcgacTCGACTCGAggcgccccgacgcggcgctcctccgcgagggggggcgggggcgccaaggcgaaggacgacccgtcgcccccgtcgccgtcgtcgtccgcgctgcAGCCCGCGGAGTCCCCAGGCGAGggcctcgccaaggcgggcCCGGCGCGATTCCCCGCTCTGCTCCCCGATGGGGGCTCAAGCGACGAGGCGACACGACgggggctcgcggcggcgcacgcggcggcggacgcggcgtacgccaaGGCGTGCGCGCCCCTTGGCCACCTCCGTTTGGACGAGCGCCTGTACCTCCCGACGGACGCCGAAACGGAGGCTGACTCGCTGAGGGTGCTCGGCGACATCAAGAAGCCGGCGGCTGTcgggggcagcggcggcgtcgcggcgacgccgggaccCGGGAAgaacctcgacggcgtccacggGGGGACCCAACCCGGGGGCGTCCCAGGGACGCCGTGGCGGCtcaccagcgccgcgcggtcgctcCTGACGGGCCGATCCCCCGCGAGGTTGGGCACGCCGTACGGCGCTccggggtcggcgcggtTGCCGGGCGGCACCgggtccaccgccgcggctaacggcggcggggttgtTGGGGGAGGGCAAACAACGGCCGGGCCCCGCACCCCCGCGGTGCCGTTCACGCCAATCTccgaggcgatggcgtcggcggcgtggctccacgccatcgtcgcgccgccctcccccAACGGCACCCCCAAGCGACCGAGCGGCCAGTTGGAGCCGACGCAGAGGCTGGCTCGTTTCGTGTCTGACGAGGTGGCGAAGAAGCTGATGGACAGCGTTCACAACCTGGCGGGCaagacgagcgccgcgctgcgcgaggacgcgttcCTGGTGACGATCAACGGCGTCGGCTTGCTCGCGGGGCAGGGGCACAACGTGAGCCTCGACAACCTGGTGAAGCGACggcaggaggaggcggtgcgcGTCTTTGCGTACTTTCTGGAATTGATTCTGGAAAACGAACAGAGGCACGTGATTCgccaggcggaggcggccaaaCCCCCGGCCAAGCCCCCGGCGAAGACCGCGTCTCCCACCGCCGAGAGGCGGGGATccgtcgcggacatcgccgccatcgccgccgagcagaaggaggacgccctgcttcccccgccgcctcccaccgcggcgcagcgcgcgggcTTCGAAGCCTTACTCGGCTCTGGGAGGTTTGTTCGATCCGTGCTGGCGTGCTCGATGGAGGTTGTCGTGGCGTCGTACAAGACTGCGACGCTCAAGTTTCCGGCCATCCCGCGCTTactcggcctcgacgccttcgacgtGAGCTCCATCATCGAACCCTTCGTCCGCGCGGACACCACCATGCCGCGGGAGGTGAAGAAGCACTTcaacgcgctggaggagacAATCATGGAGACGTTGGCGTGGAGCAAGGGTTCGTCGCTGTTTGGTTTCATGCGAGCCGCCGAGAGCGGTCATCTCCCGGCGaggggacccgccgcggcggcgctcgcggcggtatCCGGGCGCGGAcagcccggcgccggggatggacccggcgcggacgacccggcgtcgcccgccccaGCCTCCGCCGAACTCGCGGGCTCGCCCGACGGGGGGGCGCAAACGGCGATGAGGCGCGAGCGAtccttctccgtcgccgccgtcgccgaggcggctgCGGATGGCGAGGATCTTCCGGGCACTCCCGGCGGGAGCCCCGCGGgccggacgaggcggacggaTAAGGGTGATcacatcgccgccttctccacccCGCTCAAGGGCGCCACaaccccggcgcgccccggtCAGACGAAGCCGCGGCTGTCCATggggggcgccgacgccgagccgcTCCCGAAGCGATTCGTTCGCGATGCGCTGACTTTGCGAAAGGAGACTCCCACGAACGGTCGTCGATCCGTCGATCCGTCCCCCAATGGGGGTGCCGCGTCGTCTTCCACCTCTGTTCCGGATCCCGCCGTGGTCAACTCGCTGCGCGTGTTTTTCGCCAAGGTTATGCGCCTGTCCGCTCGGCGTCTGGCGGATCTCTGCGAGAGGCTCTCGCTCccggcggcgctgacgcaACAGAGctacgcgctcgtcgagcacgCCCTGTACGAGCACACCTCGCTGCTGTACAACAGGCACCTGGACCAAGTCTTGCTGTGCGCGGTGTACGGCGCGTGCAAGGTGAACAAGGATATGTTGCTGAAGGGCCGCACGGTTCCCTTCAGGGAGATTATATACCAGTACGAGAAGCAGCCGCAGTGCCGCGAGGAGGTTTTCTGGACCGTGATCTTAACGCAGACGGACCCGGAGCTGGAGGTGAAGCAGCAGGGCGACATCATCGAGTTCTACAACAAGGTGTTCGTCCCGGAGATTAAGGCGTTTTTGCTCTCCTTAaagtcgcggtcgccggcgagcgcggggccgtcgccgatgaAATCGCCGAGCGGTGGGCCGCAgacggcgaacgccgccCCGATGTCGCCCCTGCCGGCGGGGCTGCAATCGCCCCGCGTCATGCTCGGCGGGATCAGGCAGAACGTGTACGTCTCCCCGATGCGCAGCGATAAGGCGCTGGCGTCACTCGCCGGGACGTTCACGCCGAGGTCGAAGAGCCTTTACGCGTTTCTCGGGGAGAGCACGCACGCGTATCAGTCGCCGGCTCGAGACCTTAACTTTATCAACCGCCGCatctcgtcctccgcggggggaaacggcggcgtcgacggcgtcggcggaacGGGCGTCGGAGGGGGaacgggcggcgggaacggtggggtggcggacgtcgcgggggagGCTGCGGCCttgccgagggcggcgacgggtgggGTGAAACGGGACGGCCCGCCCACGTTTGACGAGGGATCCCCGGGGGACGGGAAGCCCCCCaaggcgccgcggctggcgtGA